In a genomic window of Nocardiopsis mwathae:
- a CDS encoding TetR family transcriptional regulator produces MNLAEARDRVLDAAGRLFYRNGIQAVGMDAIRGEAGISLKRLYQCYPGKEDLVIHYLARRDLHWRRDLTAFVEAADTGGPRALAVFDFLGEWFDTDDFRGCAFINAFGELSARSERIAQATYTHKRMLHDDLTDFLELDGIAAAENHAARLLLLVDGSIVGAATGSNPDAAGDARAAAAVLLADAPRAAPGRAATADQSSAPLP; encoded by the coding sequence GTGAACCTGGCCGAGGCTCGGGACCGTGTCCTGGATGCGGCCGGACGGCTGTTCTACCGCAACGGCATCCAGGCCGTCGGCATGGACGCCATCCGCGGCGAGGCCGGGATCTCCCTCAAACGCCTCTACCAGTGCTATCCGGGCAAGGAAGACCTGGTCATCCACTACCTCGCACGGCGCGACCTGCACTGGCGCCGCGACCTCACGGCGTTCGTCGAGGCGGCCGACACCGGCGGGCCGCGCGCTCTGGCCGTCTTCGACTTCCTGGGCGAGTGGTTCGACACCGACGACTTCCGCGGCTGCGCCTTCATCAACGCCTTCGGCGAGCTCTCCGCCCGATCGGAGCGGATCGCGCAGGCGACCTACACCCACAAGCGCATGCTCCACGACGACCTCACGGACTTCCTGGAGCTCGACGGCATCGCCGCCGCGGAGAACCACGCCGCCCGACTCCTGCTGCTCGTCGACGGCTCGATCGTCGGCGCGGCGACCGGCAGCAACCCCGACGCCGCCGGGGACGCCCGGGCCGCCGCCGCCGTGCTGCTGGCCGACGCGCCGCGGGCCGCCCCCGGGCGAGCGGCGACGGCCGATCAGTCCTCCGCGCCGCTGCCGTAG
- a CDS encoding VOC family protein, producing the protein MAIELNHTIVAARDKEASARFLTEILGLPAAKPFGPFMAVELDNAATLDFMNVDGEIPSQHYAFLVGEDEFDAGFARIREKGLDYWADPMQERPGEINTDDGGRGVYFLDPDGHFLELITRPYGSGAED; encoded by the coding sequence ATGGCGATCGAACTGAACCACACCATTGTCGCGGCGCGGGACAAGGAGGCCTCGGCGCGGTTCCTGACCGAGATCCTCGGCCTTCCGGCGGCCAAGCCGTTCGGTCCGTTCATGGCCGTCGAGCTGGACAACGCCGCGACGCTCGACTTCATGAACGTCGACGGCGAGATCCCGTCCCAGCACTACGCCTTCCTGGTCGGCGAGGACGAGTTCGACGCGGGCTTCGCCCGGATCCGGGAGAAGGGGCTGGACTACTGGGCCGACCCGATGCAGGAGCGGCCCGGTGAGATCAACACCGACGACGGCGGGCGCGGAGTCTACTTCCTGGACCCCGACGGCCACTTCCTGGAACTGATCACCCGGCCCTACGGCAGCGGCGCGGAGGACTGA
- a CDS encoding nuclear transport factor 2 family protein, translated as MTARPPLPPFDEESARRKVQAAEDAWNTREPDRVALAYTPDCVWRNRDDFIVGRAAIIDFLARKWKQELDYALRKELWSFGGNRISVRFQYEWNDVAGRTWRSYGNELWQFDGHGLMSRREASINDVPIHPEERRILGPRPDEEYGNALPLR; from the coding sequence ATGACCGCACGTCCGCCGCTTCCCCCCTTCGACGAGGAGTCGGCTCGACGCAAGGTCCAGGCCGCCGAGGACGCGTGGAACACCCGGGAGCCCGACCGCGTGGCCCTCGCCTACACGCCCGACTGCGTGTGGCGGAACCGCGACGACTTCATCGTCGGCCGTGCCGCGATCATCGACTTCCTGGCGCGGAAGTGGAAGCAGGAACTCGACTACGCGCTGCGCAAGGAGCTGTGGAGCTTCGGCGGAAACCGGATCTCGGTCCGGTTCCAGTACGAGTGGAACGACGTGGCGGGACGCACCTGGCGGAGCTACGGCAACGAACTGTGGCAGTTCGACGGGCACGGCCTGATGAGCCGCCGCGAGGCGAGCATCAACGACGTCCCCATCCACCCCGAGGAGCGCCGCATCCTGGGTCCTCGTCCGGACGAGGAGTACGGGAACGCGCTGCCGCTCCGCTAG